In a genomic window of Helianthus annuus cultivar XRQ/B chromosome 10, HanXRQr2.0-SUNRISE, whole genome shotgun sequence:
- the LOC110895469 gene encoding kinesin-like protein KIN-13B translates to MNAVGRHGQSQRSGASGAHHQRQYSDNFLEATSSSANGRWLQPASNASSDFGYQGARMYNNSSRNVGAQRSFSGGSDLFVEALTPPRQKHGGGDDNNGFSPGLLDLHSFDTELISEVPVTGTYGAPMYNSDRGRGFDDVETYLGNNKQASKARGLPDNSLLKSFAPEKEKASNVAKIKVVVRKRPLNKKELAKNEEDIITTEPHSNCLTVHETKLKVDLTEYMEKHGFVFDAVLNEEVSNDEVYHETVEPIVPIIFQRTKATCFAYGQTGSGKTFTMKPLPLKASRDILRLVNHTYRSQGFQLYFSFFEIYGGKLYDLLNDRKKLCMREDGSKQVCIVGLQEYKVSDVETIKELIERGNATRSTGTTGANEESSRSHAILQLVVKRSIDGSETKPPRVVGKLSFIDLAGSERGADTTDNDKQTRMEGAEINKSLLALKECIRALDNDQGHIPFRGSKLTEVLRDSFVGNSRTVMISCISPNAGSCEHTLNTLRYADRVKSLSKGNKKDTTFSSKEPTAVSMSTTALPRVSSYEDNMVDSYLEQVEEDDYESAEEFYEAEQPSWKNNNSKVEPYSFSNAPDKNRRTNGQTKSKELPKAESRNWNPDDELNALLQEEEDLVNAHRKQVEDTMDIVRVEMNLLVEADEPGNQLDDYVAKLNTILAQKAAAILQLQNRLAHFQRRLRDHDVLLSSGQ, encoded by the exons ATGAATGCGGTAGGTAGACACGGTCAAAGTCAAAGATCCGGTGCGTCTGGAGCTCATCACCAGCGGCAATACTCCGATAACTTTTTGGAAGCCACATCTTCGTCGGCTAACGGCCGGTGGCTACAACCGGCTTCCAACGCTTCTTCT GACTTTGGTTATCAAGGTGCTAGAATGTATAATAATAGTAGTAGGAATGTTGGTGCGCAAAGGTCGTTTAGCGGTGGGAGTGATTTGTTTGTTGAGGCGTTGACGCCACCGCGACAGAAGCACGGTGGCGGTGATGACAACAATGGATTTAGTCCTGGCTTGTTAGATCTGCATTCGTTTGATACCGAGCTTATCTCCGAG GTGCCTGTAACCGGAACTTATGGTGCTCCGATGTATAACAGTGATCGTGGCAGAGGCTTTGATGATGTAGAGACATATTTGGGGAATAACAAACAGGCTAGTAAAGCTCGAGGTTTGCCTGATAACAGTCTTTTAAAAAGTTTTGCTCCAGAAAAGGAGAAGGCGAGCAATGTTGCCAAGATCAAAGTTGTG GTGCGCAAGAGACCCTTGAATAAAAAGGAGTTAGCAAAGAACGAGGAAGATATTATTACTACTGAGCCCCATTCCAATTGCCTTACAGTTCATGAGACAAAACTCAAG GTTGATCTCACGGAATACATGGAGAAGCATGGATTTGTTTTTGACGCGGTACTAAATGAAGAGGTTTCTAATGATGAG GTTTATCATGAAACTGTTGAGCCCATAGTTCCAATAATTTTCCAACGTACCAAAGCTACATGCTTTGCGTATGGACAAACAG GAAGTGGAAAGACTTTCACAATGAAACCCTTACCTCTTAAAGCATCTAGGGATATCCTCAGGCTCGTGAATCATACCTATCGTAGCCAAGGTTTTCAGTTGTATTTTAGCTTCTTCGAGATCTACGGTGGGAAACTCTACGATCTCCTCAATGACAGGAA GAAATTGTGCATGAGGGAAGACGGTAGTAAACAAGTATGCATTGTCGgtttacaagaatacaaagtctCAGATGTGGAAACAATAAAAGAGCTAATCGAAAGAGGGAATGCAACAAGAAGTACCGGAACTACTGGTGCCAATGAGGAATCTTCTAGATCTCATGCCATACTTCAACTTGTCGTCAAAAGATCTATTGACGGAAGCGAAACTAAACCTCCTAGAGTTGTTGGGAAACTCTCGTTCATAGATCTTGCTGGAAGTGAACGCGGTGCAGATACTACGGACAATGATAAGCAAACAAG AATGGAAGGTGCTGAGATTAATAAGAGCTTGCTTGCATTGAAGGAATGCATAAGAGCTCTTGATAACGATCAGGGTCATATTCCGTTTAGAGGCAGTAAATTAACTGAAGTTTTGAGGGATTCGTTTGTTGGAAACTCACGAACTGTTATGATTTCTTGCATTTCACCAAATGCTGGATCTTGTGAGCATACGCTTAATACCCTACGATATGCCGACAG GGTGAAAAGTCTCTCAAAAGGGAACAAAAAAGACACGACTTTTAGTTCCAAGGAACCAACAGCAGTGTCGATGTCTACTACTGCTTTACCCCGAGTTTCGTCATATGAAGATAACATGGTTGATTCATATCTTGAACAAGTCGAAGAAGACGATTATGAATCCGCAGAAGAGTTTTATGAGGCTGAACAACCGTCATGGAAGAATAATAACTCTAAAGTTGAACCTTATAGCTTCTCAAATGCACCGGATAAGAACAGGAGAACCAACGGTCAAACAAAGTCAAAGGAGCTACCTAAAGCTGAATCAAGAAACTGGAACCCTGATGACGAGTTGAATGCCCTTTTACAG GAGGAGGAAGATCTTGTCAATGCGCACCGGAAACAAGTTGAGGATACCATGGATATTGTTAGAGTG GAGATGAACCTATTGGTGGAGGCAGATGAACCAGGGAACCAGCTAGACGACTATGTGGCAAAACTGAACACAATCTTGGCTCAGAAGGCTGCAGCCATTTTACAACTACAGAACCGTCTGGCTCATTTTCAAAGGCGTCTTAGGGACCATGATGTGTTATTGTCATCTGGTCAGTAA
- the LOC110895470 gene encoding F-box protein PP2-B15 — MEGLPADCIADILSRGSPRDACRSAVVASVFRVAVESDVLWDRFLPPDHEEIISESVSPVKYKSKKELFFKLSSPLFIDHGLKAFSIDKATGKKCYKLSARKLYIAWSANPLFWCWKPVIESRFAEVVELRMTSWLEIEGKIDTRILSPNTMYRAYLIVKVAHHRAYGLDVVPCEVLVEVGEFCSRGTVTLSHNACVKRSLERVCGENKVEEGSRSRFEDNVARVGLERKDGWLEIELGEFYNQGMCEEEVKMSLREINGVHLKGGLVVESLEIRPI, encoded by the exons ATGGAGGGTTTGCCGGCAGATTGCATAGCTGACATATTGTCCCGAGGGTCACCACGCGATGCTTGTAGGTCCGCGGTGGTGGCTTCGGTCTTTAGAGTGGCTGTAGAGTCGGACGTGTTGTGGGATAGGTTCTTACCACCTGATCACGAAGAAATCATATCGGAAAGCGTGTCTCCGGTGAAGTATAAATCTAAGAAGgagcttttctttaaactttctagTCCACTTTTTATTGATCATGGCCTCAAG GCATTCTCTATAGACAAAGCAACGGGTAAAAAGTGTTACAAGCTAAGTGCAAGAAAGCTTTACATTGCTTGGTCAGCCAATCCTCTCTTTTGGTGTTGGAAACCCGTTATCGAATCAAG ATTTGCTGAAGTTGTAGAGCTTAGAATGACAAGTTGGCTTGAAATAGAAGGAAAGATCGACACCCGCATTTTGTCACCAAACACAATGTATAGAGCATATCTGATTGTTAAAGTCGCTCATCATCGTGCCTATGGTTTAGATGTTGTACCATGTGAGGTTTTGGTTGAAGTTGGTGAATTTTGTTCGCGAGGGACGGTAACATTGTCTCACAATGCATGCGTGAAACGATCATTAGAGCGTGTTTGTGGTGAAAACAAGGTTGAAGAAGGTTCAAGATCAAGATTTGAAGACAATGTTGCTAGGGTTGGTTTGGAGAGAAAGGATGGATGGTTGGAGATAGAATTGGGTGAGTTTTACAACCAGGGAATGTGTGAAGAGGAGGTTAAAATGAGCTTAAGAGAAATTAATGGTGTTCACTTGAAAGGTGGGCTTGTTGTTGAATCACTTGAAATCAGGCCCATCTAG